Proteins found in one Etheostoma spectabile isolate EspeVRDwgs_2016 chromosome 14, UIUC_Espe_1.0, whole genome shotgun sequence genomic segment:
- the LOC116701567 gene encoding cytochrome c oxidase subunit 6B1 → MSDQIDEKIKNYRTAPFDARFPNTNQTRNCFQNYLDFHRCNKALSAKDQDTAPCDWYQRVYKSLCPMSWVQKWDEQLEAGTFPGKI, encoded by the exons ATGTCGGACCAGATCGACGAGAAGATCAAGAACTACAGGACGGCTCCGTTCGACGCCCGCTTCCCCAACACCAACCAGACCCGCAACTGTTTCCAGAACTACCTGG ATTTCCACAGATGTAACAAAGCTCTGTCTGCCAAAGACCAGGACACGGCCCCCTGTGATTGGTACCAGAGGGTCTACAAGAGCCTCTGCCCCATGAGCTGG GTTCAGAAATGGGACGAGCAGTTGGAGGCGGGAACTTTTCCCGGAAAGATCTGA